The sequence cacagagagaagaaattaagaaagagaagtgtgtttttattttattaagacaTGAGCCATCAATCAAAGAACAGCGCTTGAGAAAGAGACTCAAAACACGAGAATCATGAAACCCTTTcgtctttctctgtttcttcttcgtctgcaaccaatcaaaagaagaaatcacTAAACAATTGAACTCTccacaaaaaaagaatcaaaattcagaaaaattCGAATTCGAGCTGAAAGGAGACTCACCAGGATACAGATCAATCAAAAGGATCTCAGAATCAGATTCAAATCgaggaacaaaaacaaaaaaagaagaagatgaattttGAGCTAGAGACTCTGTTCGTGCGTTGatagatttattaaaaaagaagaagaagaagaaggtaactgaaagagatgaaaaaaaaaaaaaaaaaaagNNNNNNNNNNNNNNNttataaaaaaaaaaagcgagaaAGAAACGCAACCACCAACTACAAACccgttctttcttcttcgtttttctaCTTTTGTGTATGTGCgtgtagagagaaagagaagagagagatagaaacaGTAATGAAGGAGATGggtcactctctctctctctctctaaacttATAACCAaatgtattattaatttgtaatgagatttttttctactgatttttttaattttattttattgtatgtgtgtgtgtttttttttttgggggttcaTTCAGGCTGGCACAATTAACATGGGGGTTGGATAAGACGTTTCTTACACATAATTTCCCGACATCCACTAGAATATAATCATATGTTATAAGAAttattatttctgttttttgaaaatataaataaaaatatccaaTACCAgatcatttatattattatttagatcaaaatcatatataaggTCTCTCAATCAGTCAATCAGTCAATCAATCCCACATGACATGAGAGGGTCTTTATCATATTTAATCCATGATTTACATATGCTATTTGGTGCGTtaaccaaaacaagaagaagaatactaACCAACCCACTCTGAATTCTACTAAATTCTAGGAGGATAAAACgctgatttcttctacaaatgATCATACAATTATTACTTTACTTATTTTGTCCTATTGATCCGCTTCGATTTGTAACAATTTGAAAGAAAAGTACACATCCAATTTTGAAACCTCAATTTAATTCTAACTCTACATGCATATGACTGAGTGTTTTATTGAAGCTAAAACAAGTAGAGAGACAAGAGTCAATGGAAACATGAGATGTGTGAAAATAGAGAGAAGTGATCTTTGTTAACTTGAAGCCACATGTCGGCAGGGAGGCACAGAATCCAACACGTATCAGTTTCTCTTCTCATGCAAAATGCAAAAATCAGATCTGCAgatcacatttttgtttttggggttgGGGACAGGACAGCCAAACCTTACCTGCggagtttttattttgtctttgattttttagGTTCTCATGAATGAACCCAAAACCATTTTCTCTTTCGGTCTCACTATGATGACTCTtactcttatcttcttcttccacctcttCTCAATCAAAGAAtcctaccttcttcttcttctttctttttttctttttttttttcttgttgataAGATCGCAGATTAGGTTGAAATAGGGGTAACGAGTACTTTTGGTTGGGGTCCCTTGATCAGAATCAGGATAAGGACTGTTTTAGAAAGAAACGTACAGTTTTTATATTTGCGTCTACACTTGCATATAAAATACGttcatatatattcaaattgcaaatggtttcttctttttataagatatttttgagaaaaaacataaacaaagcaGACGAAAatcccaaacaaacaaaactagcCAGTCGAAAAACATATCAATCATTACGATCTACTCGCTGATCTAACCAACGTAAATTATCCActaatcaaacaaacctcatcaacatcaaaatctctttttttaagTTCTTATCTCCAATAACACCAgtatcaagcaaaaaaaaaaaaaatgcaacagTGAAtggttcctttttttgtttctgggaATCGCACCAGCAAGTCTGTACCTTTCATCTCTTTTTTCAAGAACTGAGTTCTTTCAACAAATCCCCAACGAAACTATCTTTAGAAACATCCTTCATTTCCTTTTCACTTCCCTTAACAAGCTTCTTCAATGTCACAACATCTTTACTGAGTTCTTCGTCATCTACCATCACCATCCAAGGAATCCCTGATTCCTTAGCACGATCGAAATGCTTTGACTTCCTCTTGCTCACAAGATACTCTGCGTTGATCTTAGCCTTCCATAACTGACTTACCAATTCCGCTGCTAACGCTAGTTTATTATCCTTCATTATACTAACCAAAACCTGTGTCTCCGTAGGTCGGATCACCTATATTCATAGCAAAAACAAAGTTCTAAATCCATTCTTTTAAAATAACGCCGGCCAACAAACAGCGTAAGAGTTTGGGAAGTTACTTGATTCTTTTTCTCGTTAAGTTCTTCCATTATGTTAAACACTCGCTCGATTCCAAGGCTCATCCCAACTGCAGGGACTTGCTTTGTTCCAAACATTCCTATTAGGTTATCATATCGCCCACCAGCACCAATTGATCCAACCTgcagaaagaagaaattaaagacCATAAACTTTCTTTTTTGACTTTAAAGACCATAAACTTTCACTAATTGAATTGCAAGAAGCCAAGCCGAAGGATTTTTACCTCTGCTCCTATACAAACAGCTTCAAAGATTACGCCGGTGTAGTAATCAAGACCTCTAGCTAGACTTAGATCAAAGACTATCCTGTGACTGCACTTTGATCTTTCAAGAGCTTCAAACATGATACTCAACTCATCAAGAGCTTCTCTTGATGACTGGTTAGCTAAGAACTCACTCCCTTCTTGTTTCAGTTTAGACAATAGCTCCAAAGGAGCTCCCTTCTCCTTAACAAAGTTGCCAATTCTGTCTGCAATCTCTGAAGACAAGCCCTTCTCCTCTaccatttctttcttcacttGCTCAAATGATTGCTTGTCTAACTTGTCGATACTCGAACAGATGGTTCTGAATTTTTCAGGTGGTACTCCACATATCTCCAGCATTCCATCAAGCAACTTGCGGTGATTCAGTTTCACCTACATTAACAAACCAGAATCAAGAACATAGCCAAAGAGAAAACCAACTAGGAAAGATTAGGACTTTCAACTAAAGTTCTTACCTCATAATCTCCAATCTCCAATTCATCGAGAAGTTCAGTTAATATCTTGACAATTTCAAAATCGGGTCCCATTGGTTCAAACAGACCAGCGATATCAAAATCACACTGGTAAAACTCTCGGTATCTCCCTTTCGATGGATTATCCCTTCTGTATACCTTCGCTATTTGGTATCTTTTGAACGATGTGATTCCATTCATAGCGACATACCGTGCAAATGGAACAGTTAAATCATATCGTAAAGAGCAGAGTTCTCCACCCTGCAATTAATGTATTTACATGAGCACGAATTTTGAGAAATAACTTTCACATAAACTGATGAAATTGCAGCAGACGAGATGAGTTTAACCTGATCAGCAATATCATAAACCAATTTCGAGTCTTCTCCATACTTCCCCATAAGGGTCTCTCTCAATTCAAAAACAGGAGTATCAAGTGCAGTTGCACCATGCCTCTTGAAAACGTTTTGTATGATTGCAAATGCTTTTTCTCGGACTGCCATTTGTTCTTTAGCGAAATCTCGAGTTCCCTGCCACAGAATCAAACAAATCAGAAATGAACTTTGAGGCCTAAATATTCTCCATCTTTGAGATTGTGATTTACCTTTGGAAGCTTGGGAAGTCTCCTGTTTTCATTACTTTCTACAATCTCTTTCACTTTATCCGAAAAGCTATCAAAACCGTGACCCGCAGGGTTGaaaagatttaagatttgttcCACCCATTGCTTCAAAGAATTCATCAGGTCACCATCACTTGTTGCCTCATTACTCACCAATTTATCTTTAATAAACTGGAGAACTATACTCGTCCCCTTCCCCACAACTGcttttttctcattcttcttctttttcttatccgTCTTCGAATCTTCTTTGTCCGCATCTCCCCTCTTCTGAACAAACAACTCTCCACCAGCAAGAGCAAAAAAGGCAGCAACTGCCTCTAAACCAACAATTCTCCATACAATTCCCAGAGACTCATTCAGTTCATGAGCAAACCTGATGTAATCCTCTTCCAAATGAGCAGTATAAGCTAACTTATAGCTATTCTTTAGATTCTCAAACTCAACACTGCTCTTTTCAAACACTTCAGACAAACCATTCCTCAAATTCTCATTCCCAATCgactcaaaacaaaacttagCACGAAGGTACGAACATACtcctaagtttttaatagcCGTCGACAAAGGTGCCAATGATGTTCCTAAAGCCTCACCAATTCCAGTGTTTCCAGATCCAGTTTTGCCTCCTTTAACCCCAGAATTCAATTCTCTCCTCGCATCAGAGTGCAAGCTTTTCACCACAAACCTAAATTTCCCATGAATCCAAGGGATCTTCGAAATCTCCTCGATTTCTAACTTCCCTGTACCTTTATACCCGTTAAGCAAAACCTTGAGATCACCAGCAACACCAATCACATCTTTATCACCATTCCCATCTCCTGAATCCAACGAGCTAAACGAAGCTATATCAGCCTTTGTAACCTCAACACTCAACGCAGCAACAGAATCCACAATCTGGGAAAGTGTCGTC comes from Camelina sativa cultivar DH55 chromosome 19, Cs, whole genome shotgun sequence and encodes:
- the LOC109124835 gene encoding histidine--tRNA ligase, cytoplasmic; this encodes MAAERSSITLGGKGSSFTSPSVYKIASGVANVRIDSSAIERFSTRNAPSIKRSSLGIPEGLTNEETRASLAVILNKLILSTSGPPSSSTARSVLPVKILDILNSEAESFGSGEIDVTEGENIVLEKSFASLIGLCSIIDHKSTTLSQIVDSVAALSVEVTKADIASFSSLDSGDGNGDKDVIGVAGDLKVLLNGYKGTGKLEIEEISKIPWIHGKFRFVVKSLHSDARRELNSGVKGGKTGSGNTGIGEALGTSLAPLSTAIKNLGVCSYLRAKFCFESIGNENLRNGLSEVFEKSSVEFENLKNSYKLAYTAHLEEDYIRFAHELNESLGIVWRIVGLEAVAAFFALAGGELFVQKRGDADKEDSKTDKKKKKNEKKAVVGKGTSIVLQFIKDKLVSNEATSDGDLMNSLKQWVEQILNLFNPAGHGFDSFSDKVKEIVESNENRRLPKLPKGTRDFAKEQMAVREKAFAIIQNVFKRHGATALDTPVFELRETLMGKYGEDSKLVYDIADQGGELCSLRYDLTVPFARYVAMNGITSFKRYQIAKVYRRDNPSKGRYREFYQCDFDIAGLFEPMGPDFEIVKILTELLDELEIGDYEVKLNHRKLLDGMLEICGVPPEKFRTICSSIDKLDKQSFEQVKKEMVEEKGLSSEIADRIGNFVKEKGAPLELLSKLKQEGSEFLANQSSREALDELSIMFEALERSKCSHRIVFDLSLARGLDYYTGVIFEAVCIGAEVGSIGAGGRYDNLIGMFGTKQVPAVGMSLGIERVFNIMEELNEKKNQVIRPTETQVLVSIMKDNKLALAAELVSQLWKAKINAEYLVSKRKSKHFDRAKESGIPWMVMVDDEELSKDVVTLKKLVKGSEKEMKDVSKDSFVGDLLKELSS